A genomic stretch from Chitinophaga agri includes:
- a CDS encoding DUF6929 family protein, with protein MKAIITLLKLLLLHDYPSGSAINYYNEHLYIVGDDANQLLVLDSHYNQVKRIPLFHYEEKRIPKAQKPDLETAVIIHNDGQPNLLAIGSAATKERELFVLLPLQATDSPRYISSKAFIERLQQLPEINIEGATIAGDHLILGNRGNESHPVNQLVVTTPDCWQHPADAPVSIATLDNPFSLPGFAGVSELCYVEQQDVLLLTLSSEATTNAYDDGIIGDSYIAWVTNFRKQLSTGKITVNGIVNLSDAAPAFKGEKIEGICLSAIKEDGWYLHLVADDDQGASKLFHIKLLLP; from the coding sequence TTGAAAGCCATCATCACTTTGCTGAAATTGCTGTTGCTGCATGACTATCCATCCGGATCTGCTATTAACTATTACAATGAACACCTGTATATTGTTGGAGACGACGCCAATCAATTACTCGTTCTTGACAGTCACTACAACCAGGTAAAGCGCATTCCGCTATTTCACTATGAGGAGAAGCGAATCCCGAAAGCCCAAAAGCCGGACCTGGAAACAGCTGTTATTATCCATAACGACGGCCAGCCCAATCTGCTGGCAATAGGCTCCGCTGCCACGAAGGAAAGAGAACTCTTTGTCCTGCTTCCGCTTCAGGCAACTGACAGCCCCCGCTATATTTCCTCAAAGGCATTTATAGAACGCCTGCAGCAACTTCCTGAGATCAATATTGAAGGAGCTACCATCGCCGGTGATCATCTCATACTTGGCAATCGTGGCAATGAAAGCCATCCTGTTAATCAGCTGGTCGTCACTACTCCCGATTGCTGGCAGCACCCTGCTGACGCTCCGGTCAGTATCGCCACGCTGGACAATCCATTCTCACTCCCTGGCTTCGCCGGCGTATCGGAGCTATGTTATGTTGAACAACAGGACGTATTACTCCTCACCTTATCCAGTGAGGCAACCACCAATGCGTATGATGATGGCATCATCGGCGACAGCTACATAGCATGGGTAACGAATTTCCGCAAGCAACTATCCACCGGAAAAATAACTGTAAATGGTATTGTGAACCTGTCAGATGCAGCCCCTGCATTCAAAGGAGAAAAAATAGAAGGCATCTGCCTGTCTGCCATCAAGGAAGACGGATGGTATCTGCACCTGGTCGCAGACGATGACCAGGGTGCAAGCAAATTATTTCACATCAAACTGCTACTTCCATAA
- a CDS encoding AI-2E family transporter encodes MMPRTKVFNAAAILLILTLIVVILVYGKPFFVPIAFAGLLAMLLLPVTRWLQSKGVNHAVGVLLSLLLFVGFFALVIVFISWQVSDIAENASQLEQQLMQKYQQLREFLSTEYGISPEKQKQMLKEQQESSSGKASAVITAIIGGVGGFLTNLLLVLVYTFLFIFFRGKIKGYIVRLVPKDERTKAVSCIHKTQKTAQEYLKGLFLMILFLWVMYAIGFSIAGVKNAFFFAILCGLLEIIPFVGNLTGTALTLLMSLVQGGDMTLIVGILLTYGLVQFIQTYLLEPLVVGAGVDLNPMATIVGLVAGELLWGIPGMVMAIPLMGMLKVIFDHIPVMEPYAYLLGQDKKEDSGWQRSLKKMGSKVKQLFTS; translated from the coding sequence ATGATGCCTCGTACTAAAGTATTCAATGCAGCTGCTATTTTGTTGATACTGACACTGATTGTTGTGATCCTGGTATATGGGAAACCGTTCTTTGTACCCATTGCATTTGCAGGCCTGCTGGCCATGCTGTTATTACCCGTTACCAGATGGCTGCAGTCAAAAGGAGTGAATCATGCGGTGGGGGTATTGCTGTCGTTGCTGTTGTTTGTCGGTTTCTTTGCACTGGTGATAGTATTCATTAGCTGGCAGGTATCTGACATTGCTGAAAACGCCTCGCAACTGGAACAGCAGCTTATGCAGAAATATCAGCAGTTACGCGAGTTCCTGAGTACAGAGTATGGTATCAGTCCGGAGAAGCAGAAGCAGATGCTCAAAGAGCAGCAGGAGTCCTCTTCAGGTAAGGCGAGTGCGGTGATAACGGCGATCATCGGTGGTGTGGGCGGATTTCTGACTAATCTGTTACTGGTCCTTGTGTATACCTTTCTCTTTATCTTTTTCAGAGGAAAGATAAAAGGGTATATCGTCCGGCTCGTACCGAAGGATGAAAGAACGAAAGCAGTATCCTGTATTCACAAGACACAAAAAACAGCACAGGAGTATCTGAAAGGGCTGTTCCTGATGATCCTGTTCCTGTGGGTGATGTATGCCATAGGATTTTCAATCGCAGGCGTAAAGAACGCTTTCTTCTTTGCGATACTCTGCGGACTGCTGGAGATCATACCCTTTGTAGGAAACCTGACGGGAACAGCGCTGACGTTATTGATGTCGCTGGTACAGGGAGGAGATATGACGCTGATCGTAGGTATTTTATTGACATATGGACTGGTGCAGTTTATACAGACCTATCTCCTGGAACCGCTGGTAGTCGGTGCGGGTGTGGATCTTAATCCGATGGCGACGATCGTCGGACTGGTAGCGGGAGAATTACTATGGGGTATTCCGGGCATGGTGATGGCGATCCCATTGATGGGCATGTTGAAGGTGATCTTTGATCATATACCGGTGATGGAGCCATATGCCTATTTACTGGGACAGGATAAGAAAGAAGATAGTGGCTGGCAGCGATCATTGAAGAAGATGGGTTCAAAAGTGAAACAGCTCTTTACATCATAA
- a CDS encoding GNAT family N-acetyltransferase, whose product MQPLHIITSRLLIRHLTLSDGADFHRYRSNPEVTRYQGFDVMTMEQATTFITNNAVKNYGKAGEWVQYAIEHTASGKLVGDCAIRLKEYDARIAEVGITISHLAQKNGFAKEAMLGILAFLFDEKGIHRVVETVDAENTASIHLMNSIGFRQEGHFIENIFFKGKWGSEFQYAMLKREWDTIKVR is encoded by the coding sequence ATGCAACCACTCCATATCATCACTTCCCGCTTGCTCATCCGGCACCTCACTCTTAGTGACGGCGCTGACTTTCACCGCTATCGCTCCAATCCCGAAGTGACAAGGTACCAGGGTTTCGATGTCATGACCATGGAACAGGCCACCACCTTCATCACCAATAATGCAGTAAAAAATTACGGCAAAGCGGGCGAATGGGTACAATACGCCATCGAGCATACAGCTTCAGGAAAGCTTGTCGGAGACTGTGCCATCAGACTGAAAGAATACGATGCACGCATCGCAGAAGTCGGCATTACGATCTCACATCTTGCCCAAAAGAACGGTTTCGCCAAAGAAGCCATGCTCGGTATCCTGGCCTTTCTATTTGATGAAAAAGGTATCCATAGAGTAGTCGAAACGGTAGACGCAGAAAACACAGCCTCTATTCATTTAATGAATAGCATAGGCTTTCGTCAGGAAGGACACTTCATAGAAAATATTTTCTTTAAAGGTAAATGGGGCAGTGAATTTCAGTACGCAATGCTCAAAAGAGAATGGGACACCATAAAAGTAAGATGA
- a CDS encoding glycoside hydrolase family protein produces MPEKVAYAMRRSVHGRGSLCETNRPCIIDFKRQYLFVYHNGVLMGGSSHRRSVCMDHLSYGEDGEMKKVVMTDEGVGR; encoded by the coding sequence ATGCCGGAGAAAGTGGCTTATGCGATGCGTCGAAGTGTTCATGGTCGTGGGAGTTTATGTGAAACGAACAGGCCATGTATTATTGACTTTAAGAGGCAGTACCTGTTTGTATATCATAATGGTGTATTAATGGGTGGCAGCAGTCACAGAAGGTCTGTTTGTATGGATCATCTCAGCTACGGAGAGGATGGCGAAATGAAGAAAGTGGTGATGACAGATGAAGGGGTAGGAAGATAG
- a CDS encoding DUF1398 domain-containing protein, with protein MFTLEQVKAAHAKVRSGADFPKYIQEIRTLGLRRYEFLVSNGETVYYGDAATKIASQPMYAPLAIAEKPSAADLRHTIAIHQQGQTDFMTFCVQAAAAGVEKWVIDTEKMVCTYVDANGGTMVEEPIPAVDHV; from the coding sequence ATGTTCACATTAGAGCAGGTGAAGGCAGCACATGCAAAAGTAAGATCAGGCGCTGATTTTCCGAAGTATATTCAGGAGATCAGGACATTGGGTCTCCGGCGGTATGAATTTCTCGTGAGCAACGGGGAGACTGTTTATTATGGAGATGCCGCAACAAAGATTGCCTCACAGCCTATGTATGCGCCACTGGCAATAGCGGAGAAGCCATCAGCAGCGGACCTGCGGCATACGATCGCGATTCATCAGCAGGGGCAGACGGACTTTATGACCTTCTGTGTCCAGGCCGCGGCAGCAGGAGTGGAGAAGTGGGTAATTGATACAGAGAAAATGGTGTGTACATATGTTGACGCTAACGGAGGTACTATGGTAGAAGAACCTATACCGGCAGTGGATCATGTATAG
- a CDS encoding SPFH domain-containing protein: MNVPFIEILEWTVKDPNLLMWKFPSQDADIKNGAKLIVRESETALLLSEGKLADVFGPGTYTLTTENIPLLTKLKGWKYGFQSPFKVDVYFLSTRQFVNLKWGTPAPVMLSDQKFGQVRVRAFGSYNVRVADPARFFREYAGTQSVLSVLELQHKLRDYIAPQFGEALAAANIQILDIAGNLQSLNARIRPSIQPYFDAFGIEVTEFVVTSVTLPDDVAKHFDTVTNMNMVTDMDAYLKFNQAAALGKEGTVMSDAAQQGAAMAYMMTAMQAQKQEARPAERSDDPETKLKQLKTLYDGGLIDADEYKAKKAEILSKL; encoded by the coding sequence ATGAATGTACCTTTTATTGAGATCCTGGAATGGACGGTAAAGGACCCCAATCTCCTAATGTGGAAGTTCCCCTCTCAGGATGCCGACATAAAAAATGGCGCTAAACTGATTGTCCGTGAATCCGAAACCGCACTATTATTAAGTGAAGGAAAGCTGGCTGATGTATTCGGTCCGGGAACCTATACGCTGACAACAGAGAACATCCCCCTGCTGACCAAACTAAAAGGCTGGAAATACGGTTTTCAGTCCCCCTTTAAAGTTGATGTCTATTTCCTCTCCACCAGACAGTTTGTGAACCTGAAATGGGGCACGCCGGCACCTGTGATGCTGTCCGATCAGAAATTCGGACAGGTACGTGTCCGGGCATTCGGCAGCTATAACGTACGTGTGGCCGACCCTGCCAGGTTCTTCCGTGAATATGCCGGTACACAATCCGTACTCTCTGTCCTGGAGCTACAGCACAAACTGCGCGATTACATTGCTCCGCAGTTTGGCGAGGCACTGGCAGCTGCCAATATACAGATATTGGATATCGCCGGTAACCTGCAGTCACTCAATGCCCGCATCCGACCTTCCATACAACCTTATTTCGATGCTTTTGGCATTGAAGTAACGGAGTTTGTGGTCACCTCTGTCACCCTTCCCGATGATGTTGCCAAACACTTCGATACCGTTACCAACATGAATATGGTCACCGATATGGACGCCTATCTGAAATTCAATCAGGCGGCGGCGCTGGGTAAAGAAGGTACTGTCATGAGCGACGCGGCACAACAGGGGGCTGCCATGGCTTACATGATGACCGCCATGCAGGCACAAAAACAGGAGGCAAGACCTGCCGAACGTTCCGACGATCCGGAGACAAAACTCAAACAGCTGAAAACATTGTACGACGGCGGACTGATAGACGCGGATGAGTACAAGGCAAAGAAAGCAGAGATCCTATCCAAACTGTAG